The following coding sequences are from one Treponema parvum window:
- a CDS encoding type II toxin-antitoxin system VapC family toxin has product MLNTVLIDTGPLIALFDRDDKYHKSILEFIKKTSYRFISTTAVLTEAMYMLDFNVAVQISFLEWIMKEGVIIHEIKQSNIKRIIDLTRKYDDKPMDFADATLVIAAEEREIRQIISIDSDFDIYRLYNKAKIENIFTYRCQHPLQPDICFCTKVAHTVSTALFCQHKILQDCDKTYKRQHCKRNDGTFLQCLFLPPFW; this is encoded by the coding sequence ATGCTAAATACTGTACTCATTGATACCGGACCGCTCATAGCCTTATTTGATCGAGATGATAAATATCATAAATCAATTTTAGAATTTATCAAAAAGACAAGTTATAGGTTTATATCGACGACTGCGGTGTTAACAGAAGCGATGTATATGCTTGATTTTAATGTAGCAGTTCAGATTAGTTTTTTAGAGTGGATAATGAAAGAAGGTGTTATTATTCATGAAATCAAACAAAGCAATATAAAAAGAATAATAGACCTAACAAGAAAATATGATGATAAACCTATGGACTTTGCCGACGCAACATTAGTAATCGCTGCTGAGGAAAGAGAAATACGACAGATAATTAGCATAGATTCTGATTTTGATATATACAGGCTCTATAATAAAGCTAAAATAGAAAATATATTTACATATAGGTGCCAACACCCGCTTCAACCTGACATTTGCTTTTGCACGAAAGTTGCTCATACGGTCTCAACTGCGCTGTTTTGTCAACACAAAATTTTACAGGATTGCGATAAAACATATAAGCGGCAACACTGTAAAAGAAATGACGGAACATTCCTACAATGCTTATTCTTGCCACCGTTTTGGTGA
- a CDS encoding STAS domain-containing protein, translated as MINNNLVPGFDDEKDDSIKITLERIAEVPNCLSVHLNGYIDTYNSSFFQKRIAKVVEAGYINLVFNCSALNYVSSTGIGSFTAFLKLVKSKGGDIVLLEIQPKVFEVFQLLGFSQFFNIKNTYADSIELFKSGRPEVNTVFPVIFSCPVCSKRLKATRSGRFRCSECKSILTVDAQGQCSLG; from the coding sequence ATGATAAATAATAATCTTGTGCCTGGCTTTGACGACGAAAAAGACGATAGTATTAAGATTACTCTGGAACGTATTGCCGAAGTTCCGAATTGTTTAAGCGTGCATTTGAACGGCTATATCGACACGTACAATTCCAGCTTTTTTCAAAAACGCATCGCTAAAGTCGTGGAAGCGGGATATATAAATTTAGTCTTTAATTGCAGCGCGTTGAACTATGTGTCTTCGACAGGCATCGGTTCTTTTACTGCGTTTTTAAAATTGGTTAAATCCAAAGGCGGGGATATCGTTCTTCTTGAAATTCAGCCAAAGGTGTTTGAAGTTTTTCAGCTGTTGGGTTTTTCTCAGTTTTTTAACATAAAGAATACATATGCGGATTCCATAGAGCTTTTTAAATCCGGCAGACCCGAAGTCAATACGGTTTTTCCCGTTATTTTTTCCTGTCCCGTGTGTTCAAAGCGTCTCAAGGCTACCCGTTCAGGACGCTTCCGCTGTTCCGAATGTAAGTCCATTTTAACCGTCGACGCGCAAGGACAATGTTCCTTAGGGTAA
- a CDS encoding ribbon-helix-helix protein, CopG family has translation MTTVRLPIEYEQKLDVLSALRKKNKSELIKDALDIFFHKAELEMNSYELGKDYFGQYGSGRTDLSTTYKQELKEKLHAKYCTH, from the coding sequence ATGACTACAGTAAGATTACCGATAGAATATGAGCAAAAATTAGATGTATTGTCTGCCTTGAGGAAAAAAAATAAAAGCGAATTGATTAAAGATGCCCTTGATATTTTTTTTCATAAAGCAGAATTGGAAATGAATTCTTATGAATTAGGAAAAGACTATTTTGGTCAGTACGGCAGCGGACGAACCGATTTATCAACTACGTATAAGCAAGAATTAAAGGAAAAACTCCATGCTAAATACTGTACTCATTGA
- a CDS encoding J domain-containing protein, with the protein MKNYLKKSVRNFFYRHAVFFICTAIGCLAGLWGVLCGFLTGAIFDRILIGFLEERRLRKILDEGRFVSILNESFPGAFYVAALTVFCLHDMENSVYQLKSVFGKKEDWYIFCRAAYTAKELNGDLLVECLAASIKKSSENKKEKIDFVCAHGQDDVSISVIVHDVFRLLSAAEFLWDEKLRGEKPSHYLAELLNYTYVSDEIAAAYRVLGLNPGADIKKVRTAHRRLAAKFHPDAAGADIADKSAAEYHKTNSGDGISSFMRIQAAYETILHQSF; encoded by the coding sequence ATGAAAAATTATTTAAAAAAGTCCGTAAGGAATTTTTTTTATCGGCACGCAGTTTTTTTTATCTGTACGGCGATAGGCTGCCTTGCCGGTTTATGGGGCGTTTTATGCGGCTTCCTGACAGGGGCGATCTTCGATAGAATTTTGATCGGATTTTTGGAAGAAAGACGGCTGCGAAAGATCTTGGATGAAGGCCGCTTTGTGAGTATTTTAAATGAATCTTTTCCCGGAGCGTTTTACGTCGCCGCTTTGACCGTTTTTTGTCTGCACGATATGGAAAATTCCGTTTATCAGTTGAAATCCGTTTTCGGCAAAAAGGAAGACTGGTATATCTTTTGCCGCGCAGCTTATACTGCCAAAGAATTAAACGGAGATCTTCTCGTTGAATGTCTTGCCGCTTCCATAAAAAAGTCTTCGGAAAATAAAAAAGAAAAAATCGATTTTGTTTGTGCGCACGGACAGGACGATGTGAGCATTTCCGTCATCGTGCATGACGTTTTCAGACTTTTAAGCGCGGCGGAATTTTTGTGGGATGAAAAACTTCGCGGAGAAAAACCTTCGCATTATCTTGCGGAACTTTTAAATTACACGTACGTGAGCGATGAAATCGCCGCAGCCTACCGCGTGCTCGGTCTTAATCCCGGTGCGGACATAAAAAAAGTTCGGACGGCGCACCGCAGACTTGCGGCAAAATTTCATCCGGATGCCGCAGGGGCGGATATTGCAGACAAAAGCGCCGCCGAATATCATAAAACAAATTCCGGCGACGGAATTTCTTCGTTTATGCGAATTCAAGCGGCATATGAAACTATTTTACATCAATCTTTTTGA
- the murA gene encoding UDP-N-acetylglucosamine 1-carboxyvinyltransferase, producing MYEYHIEGGFPVQGSIRASGNKNAALPCIAASLLTEDTVVLRNIPKIEDTTVMLEILKALGADVECLAENTWKICAKKIESNSIPHELSKKIRASILFAGPLLARTGKAVLPPPGGDVIGRRRLDTHFLALTELGANVNVEGAFEFSANKLAGADIFLDETSVTATENAVMAAVLAEGITKITNAASEPHVQDLCAMLNLMGAKISGTGSNILTISGVKELHGCDFKIGPDFMEIGSFIGMAAATRGTIKITDVNPPDLRPIRIAFGKLGIRWNLQGTTLEVPLNQEMKINTDLGGMIPKIDDAPWPGFPPDLTSIMTVVATQVEGTVLIFEKMFESRMFFVDKLISMGARITLCDPHRAVVSGPSTLHKDHLVSPDVRAGMAMVIAAMIARGESVISNVYQIERGYENLVERLQKLGAHIKKIDVK from the coding sequence ATGTACGAATATCATATTGAAGGCGGGTTTCCCGTCCAAGGATCCATAAGAGCGAGCGGAAATAAGAACGCGGCCTTGCCGTGCATTGCCGCGTCGTTGTTGACCGAAGATACCGTTGTCCTTCGAAACATTCCGAAGATCGAAGACACAACCGTTATGCTTGAAATTCTTAAAGCCTTAGGCGCCGACGTGGAATGCCTTGCCGAAAACACTTGGAAAATATGCGCAAAAAAAATTGAATCAAACTCAATACCTCATGAGCTTTCAAAGAAGATACGCGCCTCAATACTCTTTGCGGGACCGCTTCTTGCGCGAACCGGTAAAGCAGTATTGCCTCCTCCCGGAGGAGACGTCATAGGAAGAAGGCGTTTGGACACCCATTTTTTGGCTCTGACCGAATTGGGCGCCAACGTGAACGTCGAAGGCGCGTTTGAATTTTCCGCAAATAAATTGGCCGGGGCGGATATATTTTTGGACGAAACCTCCGTAACCGCTACCGAAAACGCCGTTATGGCGGCCGTTCTCGCCGAAGGCATTACGAAGATCACAAACGCTGCAAGCGAACCGCACGTACAGGATCTGTGCGCAATGCTCAATCTCATGGGCGCGAAAATAAGCGGAACCGGCAGCAATATACTTACGATATCGGGAGTAAAAGAACTTCACGGCTGTGATTTTAAAATAGGACCTGATTTTATGGAAATAGGTTCGTTTATAGGAATGGCCGCCGCAACAAGAGGTACCATAAAGATTACGGACGTAAATCCCCCGGACTTGCGCCCCATACGCATTGCCTTCGGCAAACTCGGAATACGTTGGAATTTGCAAGGAACAACCCTTGAAGTGCCTCTCAATCAGGAAATGAAAATAAATACCGATCTCGGAGGAATGATACCTAAGATCGACGACGCGCCGTGGCCGGGATTCCCTCCCGATCTTACAAGCATTATGACGGTCGTTGCGACGCAGGTGGAAGGCACAGTCCTTATTTTTGAAAAGATGTTCGAGTCGCGCATGTTTTTTGTGGACAAACTTATAAGCATGGGTGCGAGGATCACCTTATGCGATCCGCACCGCGCCGTCGTATCAGGGCCGTCAACGTTGCACAAAGATCATTTGGTTTCTCCGGACGTACGCGCAGGAATGGCAATGGTAATCGCCGCGATGATTGCGCGCGGTGAAAGCGTCATAAGCAATGTTTATCAAATTGAGCGCGGATATGAAAACCTTGTCGAGCGTCTTCAAAAACTGGGAGCTCACATCAAAAAGATTGATGTAAAATAG
- a CDS encoding RNA methyltransferase, with translation MNLNKIRIVLSHPEESRNIGAVCRAMANNDIKILRIVGKREDYDDSHIRVLAIHASPIWDSAQFFNSITEATADCTVSAGTTRRRGKKRKGKLLFPEEFSSLAAKISAGSESGAGNIAVVFGNERTGLTDSELQECTVGVTIPSSQVFPSLNLSHAVQIMCYQLFREKNKGKHGYTPLTLNEIDKTVKSLTDDLKKIGFFRIAGRSDMESFWRNLFSRAAVSEGEIQYIEKTFDKIAGLVSKNKPATSPQICSEASSSNEELNSPHE, from the coding sequence ATGAATCTGAACAAGATCCGTATAGTTTTGTCTCATCCCGAAGAAAGCAGAAATATAGGCGCCGTGTGCCGCGCAATGGCAAACAATGACATAAAAATATTGAGGATCGTAGGTAAAAGAGAAGACTATGATGATTCCCACATACGCGTCTTGGCCATACATGCCTCGCCTATATGGGATTCGGCACAGTTTTTTAATTCCATAACCGAAGCTACGGCGGACTGTACCGTCTCCGCAGGCACTACACGCAGGCGCGGGAAAAAGCGAAAAGGGAAACTTTTGTTCCCTGAAGAATTTTCTTCGCTCGCGGCAAAAATAAGTGCAGGCTCCGAAAGCGGCGCGGGGAATATCGCCGTCGTGTTCGGAAACGAAAGAACGGGGCTTACCGATTCGGAACTTCAGGAATGTACTGTAGGAGTTACGATACCTTCTTCACAAGTATTTCCTTCTCTGAACCTGTCTCATGCCGTCCAGATAATGTGCTACCAGCTTTTTCGTGAAAAAAATAAGGGCAAACACGGATATACGCCTTTAACGCTTAATGAAATAGACAAAACTGTAAAATCTCTTACCGACGATCTTAAAAAAATAGGATTTTTCCGCATTGCAGGGCGCAGCGACATGGAAAGTTTTTGGAGAAACCTGTTTTCACGGGCGGCGGTTTCGGAAGGCGAAATTCAATACATTGAAAAAACCTTCGACAAAATAGCCGGTCTCGTATCTAAAAACAAACCAGCAACCTCGCCGCAGATTTGCAGCGAGGCTTCAAGCAGCAACGAGGAATTGAACTCTCCGCACGAGTAA
- a CDS encoding SDR family NAD(P)-dependent oxidoreductase, with product MGVFSGKKAFVIGGSGGIGRALSQKLARSGADLFVHGAHDTKAFDSLIKELKSVSLSKKNADIQRCENPINIQKMVYKIENFSDLASSPLNSILKESDIVCVCFGPFIQKPLTETTLEDWMDAALLDYALPGYCVSTALPGMILKGWGRFLFFGGTRTYNINGYKTNAAYGGAKTGVGSLVRSVAHEYASKGITCNAVLPGFTDTEYVSEAEKRLLSNKLPCKKFISADSVARGGMFLLESPEINGALLNIDFGWDGKL from the coding sequence ATGGGTGTGTTTTCGGGTAAAAAGGCTTTTGTCATAGGCGGTTCCGGCGGCATAGGCCGCGCGTTATCACAAAAACTTGCGCGCTCAGGAGCGGATCTTTTTGTTCACGGAGCGCATGACACAAAAGCGTTCGATTCGCTTATAAAGGAACTTAAATCCGTCTCTCTGAGTAAAAAAAATGCGGACATACAGAGGTGTGAAAACCCGATAAACATACAAAAAATGGTGTATAAAATTGAAAATTTCAGCGATTTGGCTTCGTCGCCGCTGAATTCAATATTGAAAGAGTCCGACATAGTGTGCGTTTGCTTCGGCCCATTTATTCAAAAGCCGCTTACGGAAACTACTCTTGAAGATTGGATGGACGCGGCGCTGCTTGACTATGCCCTTCCAGGTTACTGCGTGAGTACGGCTCTGCCCGGCATGATCTTAAAAGGCTGGGGGCGCTTTCTTTTTTTCGGAGGAACTCGGACTTACAATATAAACGGATACAAGACCAACGCTGCTTACGGCGGCGCAAAGACTGGGGTAGGCTCGCTTGTCCGTTCCGTTGCGCATGAATACGCGTCAAAAGGCATAACCTGTAACGCCGTTCTTCCAGGCTTTACAGATACTGAATATGTTTCAGAAGCTGAAAAACGTCTGCTTTCAAATAAACTTCCCTGCAAAAAATTCATTTCCGCAGATTCTGTAGCAAGGGGAGGAATGTTTTTGCTTGAATCGCCTGAAATAAACGGAGCCCTTTTAAACATAGATTTCGGCTGGGACGGAAAACTATAG
- the glgX gene encoding glycogen debranching protein GlgX: MCLTCCRGSPVPLGASIEKGGVNFAVFSRDAKAVRLELFRSAEDKEPYAVLNFDPEINRTGDVWHVFVKGLKAGDLYLFRADGEYAPEKGLRFDGEAHLLDPYAKALTQGSVFNAFRAVGDTAKELERIKAGGKVSNKCDLSVFPKCIVVDDDFDWENDVPLNIPLHDTIIYELHVRGFTMSATSKTKKRGTFCGLAEKIPYLKKLGITAVELLPVFEFDENELDRTDPATGKRLKNFWGYSTICFFAPKQSYSAGKNSKVVTEFKQMVKDFHSAGIEVILDVVFNHTAEGNHMGHTFSFRGLANNIYYILQNDDRRFYNDYTGCGNTMNCNHPVTVRFIIDCLRYWVLQMHVDGFRFDLASVFCRSESGSLEEFPILTRAISEDPVLRNTKIIAEAWDAAGAYHVGKFPGGRWCSWNDKFRDGMRRFFRGENFMVTEMATRLAGSSDLYMSSSPEYSINFITVHDGFTLNDLVSYLAKHNEANAENNRDGSDCNYSYNNGIEGESDNPVIEKQRLISIKNMLLFLIISQGVPLLLAGDEFRRTQKGNNNAYCQDNDVSWVDWSLCEKNADLLRFVRKLIELRKAHCVFRRSAFFKGGDLQSGVLPDIIWYNAEGQEPDWPKMKHFLACRLDGDSMQSFNGLKDNNFYLAVNMHNRDCIAVLPPLPAEKSWRRVVDTSAYSPNDICDPGDEEILPSQKRYVVPAGSAVLLQSVDILQNRRSLANYPEGKNGI, encoded by the coding sequence ATGTGTCTGACTTGTTGCAGGGGATCTCCGGTTCCCCTTGGGGCTTCCATCGAGAAAGGCGGAGTTAATTTTGCCGTCTTCAGCAGAGACGCAAAAGCTGTCCGCTTGGAACTTTTTAGATCCGCAGAAGATAAGGAGCCTTATGCGGTTTTGAATTTTGACCCTGAAATCAACAGGACGGGCGACGTTTGGCATGTTTTTGTAAAAGGATTGAAGGCGGGAGATCTGTATCTTTTCCGCGCCGACGGAGAATATGCGCCTGAAAAAGGGCTGCGGTTTGACGGCGAAGCGCATCTGCTTGACCCTTACGCCAAGGCTCTCACCCAAGGTTCCGTTTTTAATGCGTTCCGCGCTGTCGGCGATACTGCAAAGGAACTTGAAAGAATCAAAGCCGGCGGAAAAGTTTCAAACAAGTGCGACTTATCCGTTTTTCCGAAGTGTATCGTCGTCGACGATGATTTTGACTGGGAAAACGACGTTCCTTTAAATATCCCGCTGCACGATACGATAATTTATGAATTACACGTTCGCGGCTTTACTATGTCTGCAACTTCAAAAACAAAAAAACGCGGAACCTTCTGCGGCCTTGCGGAAAAAATTCCGTATTTAAAAAAACTCGGAATAACGGCGGTGGAGCTTTTGCCGGTTTTCGAATTTGATGAAAACGAACTGGACAGAACGGATCCTGCGACGGGAAAGAGGCTTAAAAATTTTTGGGGATACAGCACGATATGCTTTTTTGCGCCTAAACAATCTTATTCCGCAGGGAAGAATTCCAAAGTCGTAACGGAATTCAAACAGATGGTAAAGGATTTTCACAGCGCGGGCATTGAAGTTATTCTGGACGTCGTCTTTAACCATACGGCCGAAGGCAACCATATGGGGCACACTTTTTCTTTCCGCGGATTGGCAAACAACATTTACTATATTCTGCAAAACGACGACCGCAGATTTTATAACGATTATACCGGCTGCGGCAACACTATGAACTGCAATCATCCCGTAACGGTACGCTTTATAATCGATTGCTTGCGCTATTGGGTTTTGCAAATGCACGTAGACGGCTTCCGTTTCGACCTTGCAAGCGTTTTTTGCCGCTCCGAAAGCGGCTCGCTGGAAGAATTTCCGATACTCACGCGCGCCATATCCGAAGATCCCGTTCTGCGTAACACAAAAATCATCGCCGAAGCGTGGGATGCCGCAGGAGCTTATCACGTGGGAAAATTCCCCGGAGGGCGCTGGTGCAGCTGGAACGACAAATTTCGTGACGGAATGAGACGGTTTTTCCGCGGTGAAAATTTTATGGTAACGGAGATGGCGACAAGGCTTGCCGGAAGTTCCGATCTTTATATGTCTTCAAGCCCCGAATATTCCATAAATTTTATTACCGTGCACGACGGTTTTACTCTTAACGATCTTGTAAGCTATTTGGCAAAACACAACGAGGCTAACGCCGAAAATAACCGTGACGGCTCGGATTGCAATTACAGCTATAACAACGGAATAGAGGGTGAAAGCGATAATCCTGTAATCGAAAAACAAAGGCTCATATCTATAAAAAACATGCTCTTGTTTCTGATCATTTCGCAGGGAGTTCCTCTTCTTCTTGCGGGAGACGAATTCCGAAGGACGCAAAAAGGGAACAACAATGCTTATTGCCAAGACAACGATGTTTCGTGGGTTGATTGGTCTTTATGCGAAAAAAACGCGGATCTTCTGCGCTTCGTGCGTAAGCTTATAGAGCTTCGCAAAGCTCACTGCGTATTCAGGCGTTCCGCCTTTTTTAAAGGCGGAGATTTGCAAAGCGGTGTGTTGCCCGACATAATTTGGTATAATGCCGAAGGGCAGGAACCCGATTGGCCTAAGATGAAACATTTTTTAGCATGCCGCCTTGACGGCGACAGTATGCAGAGCTTTAACGGCCTAAAAGACAACAACTTTTATCTTGCAGTAAATATGCATAACAGGGATTGCATAGCCGTCCTGCCGCCCTTGCCCGCAGAAAAAAGTTGGCGGCGCGTAGTCGATACGTCCGCTTATTCACCGAACGATATTTGCGATCCGGGAGACGAAGAAATCCTTCCGTCGCAAAAACGATACGTAGTACCGGCAGGAAGCGCGGTGCTGTTACAAAGCGTAGATATATTACAGAACAGAAGGTCTCTTGCAAATTATCCGGAGGGAAAAAATGGAATTTGA
- the pepT gene encoding peptidase T gives MKLLREADKKKLLERFIKYVKIHTTSDVKAADSGVQPSTERQWDLAKLLAEEMKEIGLQDVQITDRCYVYGFLPASDGSELSPAFCLMAHMDTAGDVSGENVKPNIITGYNGSPVKLKCNVTLDPANDKALALAAKEKDTVITTDGTTLLGADDKAGIAEIMTALSFLAKNKEIEHGKIEVLFSPDEETGHGMDNVPLKLLSSKRAYTVDGGHIGEIEDECFTAYKSDVTFTGHAVHTGTAREGGLVNAVTMAANFVASLPRHEAPETTDSFQGFYAPLEITSSVERSYVLLLLRDFTDEGMERRKNFITDLANITAASFGGKAEVVHTKQYLNMKKKLDEHPEVMADLYKAYEKAGITPVKKPIRGGTDGSRLTEMGIPTPNIFTGGHNYHSRNEWASLSQMTAAAEVLIHLALIIGEN, from the coding sequence ATGAAACTTTTAAGAGAAGCCGACAAAAAAAAGCTGCTTGAGCGGTTTATCAAATATGTAAAAATACATACGACAAGCGACGTAAAAGCCGCCGACAGCGGCGTTCAGCCTTCAACCGAAAGGCAGTGGGATTTGGCAAAGCTGCTAGCCGAAGAAATGAAAGAGATCGGCTTGCAGGACGTACAAATAACTGATCGCTGCTACGTATACGGCTTTTTGCCGGCGTCCGACGGATCGGAGCTTTCGCCGGCGTTTTGCCTTATGGCGCACATGGACACGGCCGGAGATGTTTCCGGTGAAAATGTAAAACCCAACATAATAACCGGCTACAACGGAAGCCCCGTCAAATTAAAATGCAATGTCACGCTTGATCCGGCAAACGACAAGGCCTTGGCGCTTGCCGCAAAAGAAAAAGACACTGTAATTACTACGGACGGAACAACTCTGCTCGGCGCCGACGACAAGGCCGGTATAGCGGAAATCATGACGGCGCTTTCTTTTCTTGCAAAAAATAAAGAGATAGAACACGGAAAGATAGAGGTTTTATTTTCTCCCGACGAAGAGACCGGTCACGGCATGGACAACGTTCCTCTTAAACTGCTTTCTTCAAAACGCGCTTACACGGTGGACGGAGGGCATATAGGCGAAATAGAAGACGAGTGCTTTACGGCCTACAAAAGCGACGTCACTTTTACCGGCCACGCAGTCCACACCGGCACTGCGCGCGAAGGCGGGCTTGTAAACGCCGTTACGATGGCGGCAAATTTCGTCGCATCACTGCCGCGTCACGAAGCGCCCGAAACGACGGATTCTTTTCAAGGATTTTATGCTCCGCTTGAAATAACGTCTTCCGTAGAGCGTTCCTATGTTTTGCTGTTGCTGCGCGATTTTACCGACGAAGGAATGGAACGCCGTAAAAACTTCATAACCGATTTGGCAAATATTACGGCGGCCTCATTCGGAGGAAAAGCCGAAGTCGTCCATACCAAGCAGTACCTGAACATGAAGAAAAAACTCGACGAACACCCTGAAGTTATGGCCGATCTTTACAAGGCGTATGAAAAAGCGGGCATAACCCCCGTAAAAAAGCCTATACGAGGCGGAACGGACGGCTCAAGGCTCACCGAAATGGGAATCCCCACGCCGAATATCTTTACCGGCGGACATAACTATCATTCAAGAAACGAATGGGCGTCTCTTTCGCAGATGACGGCGGCTGCGGAAGTTCTCATTCATCTTGCTTTGATCATCGGAGAAAATTGA
- the era gene encoding GTPase Era, protein MKKNLDTVSQEPCPLQPNEEHKTAVVAIIGRPSSGKSTFLNTACGAAVSIVSPVPQTTRNAIRGIVNTSLGQLVFIDTPGYHESEKKLNLKLKNTTEEQLKEAECILYIIDATRPCGSEEHLTSELVRPHAQKTVVAVNKTDDPKARPAVIRAFLSENLPQIPASKIFEISAKKDTGIDDVLKSLYSLAPNAPALYPKEFYTDQEVGFRISEVIRGEAINRLEEEIPHSIYVNIADMEMRKEGRELWVRAFLCVERESQKGIVIGKGASMIKTIRIESIKALRKIFDYRIDLDLQVKVDKNWRQKDMVLTKLLDK, encoded by the coding sequence ATGAAAAAAAATCTCGATACCGTATCTCAGGAACCTTGCCCTTTACAGCCGAACGAGGAGCATAAAACCGCCGTCGTAGCGATTATAGGGCGGCCGAGCTCGGGCAAATCCACGTTTTTAAATACGGCATGCGGCGCGGCCGTTTCCATAGTTTCGCCCGTACCGCAAACAACGCGAAACGCTATCCGCGGCATAGTGAACACGTCTCTTGGACAGCTTGTGTTTATCGACACGCCCGGCTACCACGAATCCGAAAAAAAACTCAACTTAAAACTTAAAAACACGACGGAAGAGCAGCTTAAAGAAGCCGAATGTATCCTTTACATAATAGACGCTACGCGCCCGTGCGGGAGCGAAGAGCATCTTACGTCGGAGCTTGTAAGGCCGCATGCACAAAAAACCGTCGTCGCAGTAAATAAGACCGACGATCCAAAGGCGCGGCCGGCCGTCATACGAGCGTTTTTATCCGAAAATCTTCCTCAAATTCCCGCTTCAAAAATATTTGAAATTTCGGCAAAAAAAGACACGGGAATCGACGACGTGTTAAAATCGCTTTATTCCCTTGCGCCGAATGCGCCGGCCCTTTATCCGAAAGAATTTTATACCGACCAGGAAGTGGGATTCCGCATTTCGGAAGTGATCCGCGGAGAGGCTATAAACCGCCTTGAAGAAGAAATTCCTCATTCCATCTACGTAAACATTGCCGACATGGAAATGCGGAAAGAAGGAAGGGAACTTTGGGTGAGGGCGTTTTTATGTGTGGAACGCGAAAGCCAAAAAGGAATTGTCATCGGCAAAGGTGCTTCCATGATAAAAACGATCCGCATAGAATCCATAAAAGCTCTGCGAAAAATTTTCGATTACCGCATCGATTTGGACCTTCAGGTAAAGGTGGATAAAAACTGGCGGCAAAAAGACATGGTGCTGACAAAACTGCTTGATAAATAG